In the genome of Chrysiogenia bacterium, the window TCTCCGACCACTCGGCCAGAATGATGGCGCGCGCGTCGAGGGCCTCATCCACCCCCAACTCAGGGAGGCTATTGATAGATTCGACGCGGTAAAAATCAAAGTGGGCGATGGGGTAGCGCCCCTCATATTCGTTGAGCAGGGTAAAGGTCGGGCTGGTTACCTGATCGAGCTCTTCGACCCCCAGTCCCTCACAAATGGCCCGTGCCAGCGTGGTCTTGCCCGCGCCCAGCTCGCCCTGCAGGCTCAGCACCGCCCCCTCGGGCAGCGCCTGGCCCAGGGCAACCCCGAAGGCGTGCGTGGCTTCCTCATCGGAGAGCCTGAACTTGAAGGTCCGTGCTGCGCCCATGGCTCACTCCTGGTGCTCCTCGGGCTCGTCGTGGTGATGGTGAAGTTCCTCATGCAGGTCCGAGAGCAGTGCCGGCAGCTCTGCAATGAGGTCCGAGGCGATGAGCGAGGCCTCCGAGCCGCGCGCCGCCAGCCGGTCGGCGGCCATGGCGTGAAGCAGCACGGCGGTGGCTGCCGCCTCGATCGGGGTGATGCCTTCCTGAACGAGCAATCCGGCGATGAGTCCTGCCAGCACGTCGCCGGTGCCGCCGCTGGCAAGTCCGGCATTGCCCATGGGGCAGATGATCGCCTGCCCGTCGGGCAGCGCGATGACCGTGCCGGCCCCCTTGAGCACCACGATGACCGCATGTTCTTCGGCGTAGGCCGTGGCCACCCCCACCCGGTCGGCCTGCACCTCCTGGGTGGTAAAGCCGCTCAGTCGGCTCATCTCGCCAGGGTGCGGCGTGACGACGATCTGCTCGCTGGCCAGCTTGCCCGGGCTGATGCTGTTCTTTGCCA includes:
- the tsaE gene encoding tRNA (adenosine(37)-N6)-threonylcarbamoyltransferase complex ATPase subunit type 1 TsaE is translated as MGAARTFKFRLSDEEATHAFGVALGQALPEGAVLSLQGELGAGKTTLARAICEGLGVEELDQVTSPTFTLLNEYEGRYPIAHFDFYRVESINSLPELGVDEALDARAIILAEWSEKFPGAMPPGRNLVIGLDHSAEDPDLRLVEVVTPECGDREGAWGAVIELLEANS
- a CDS encoding NAD(P)H-hydrate dehydratase, with product AKNSISPGKLASEQIVVTPHPGEMSRLSGFTTQEVQADRVGVATAYAEEHAVIVVLKGAGTVIALPDGQAIICPMGNAGLASGGTGDVLAGLIAGLLVQEGITPIEAAATAVLLHAMAADRLAARGSEASLIASDLIAELPALLSDLHEELHHHHDEPEEHQE